Proteins encoded together in one Planctomyces sp. SH-PL14 window:
- a CDS encoding amidohydrolase family protein encodes MSVIWDLHCHLSGIAGRTVDERMANLIRYADRMGVARLVLSMGTSFLQEPTPEQFRQQNDDVVQALSHWHHRAFGLAYINPHFLPESLAEIDRLVANGPMIGIKLWVARRCSDSSLDAIVTRCAELKALIFQHTWIKTTGNLAGESTPLDLAELARRHPRIPMILGHCGGTWELGIRAVRDLPNVSVETAGFDPTAGMVEMAVKELGAERVLYGSDAPGRSFASQIAKVAGANVTDPQKDLIYSRNLQRMLDPILRGKGGRP; translated from the coding sequence ATGTCCGTCATCTGGGATCTCCACTGCCACCTGTCCGGCATCGCCGGGCGGACCGTCGACGAACGGATGGCCAACCTCATCCGATACGCCGACCGGATGGGCGTCGCCCGCCTCGTCCTCTCGATGGGGACCTCCTTCCTCCAGGAGCCGACCCCGGAACAGTTTCGCCAGCAGAACGACGACGTCGTCCAGGCCCTCTCGCACTGGCATCACCGGGCCTTCGGCCTCGCCTACATCAACCCGCACTTCCTCCCCGAATCGCTCGCCGAGATCGACCGACTCGTCGCGAACGGGCCGATGATCGGGATCAAGCTCTGGGTCGCCCGCCGCTGCTCCGACTCCTCGCTCGACGCTATCGTCACCCGCTGCGCCGAGCTCAAGGCCCTCATCTTCCAGCACACCTGGATCAAAACGACCGGCAACCTCGCCGGAGAGTCGACGCCCCTCGACCTCGCCGAACTGGCCCGCCGGCACCCCAGGATCCCCATGATCCTGGGGCACTGCGGCGGAACCTGGGAGCTGGGGATCCGGGCCGTCCGCGACCTGCCGAACGTTTCGGTCGAGACCGCCGGGTTCGATCCGACCGCCGGCATGGTCGAGATGGCGGTGAAGGAACTTGGAGCCGAACGGGTCCTGTACGGGAGCGACGCCCCCGGCCGCAGCTTCGCGTCGCAGATCGCCAAGGTCGCGGGAGCAAACGTGACTGATCCGCAGAAGGACCTGATCTACAGCCGGAACCTGCAGCGGATGCTCGATCCGATTCTGCGAGGGAAGGGAGGCCGGCCATGA
- a CDS encoding amidohydrolase family protein, whose translation MIDVNTALGFYPFRRLPDDTPDRLAERLRKHGVTEAWASSHEGLLHRDFGSLNARLAEECRRHGDGLFRPIGVVHPGQPDWEEEVRRCAEIHGMSGVRLFPAYHQYDFSLPAVARLFDLAVERNLFVQVLWRVEDERTEHPLLQPKKLDAAPLVELVAARPKLRLLLLNAQRDIRTETAGRLIQAGDVSFDIAGLEGAGGIERWIAQHPPERLLLGTYAPVFLAESAVLKLRESEIPGPIQEKIVRGNAERLRRGSAEAKS comes from the coding sequence ATGATCGATGTCAACACCGCCCTCGGCTTCTACCCCTTCCGCCGCCTTCCTGACGACACGCCGGACCGACTCGCCGAGCGGCTGCGGAAGCACGGCGTCACCGAAGCCTGGGCGAGCTCGCACGAGGGTCTGCTGCACCGCGACTTCGGCAGCCTCAACGCCCGCCTGGCCGAGGAATGCCGACGGCATGGCGATGGGCTCTTCCGGCCAATCGGAGTCGTCCATCCCGGCCAGCCCGACTGGGAGGAGGAGGTTCGCCGCTGCGCCGAGATCCACGGCATGTCCGGGGTTCGGCTCTTCCCGGCCTACCACCAATACGACTTTTCGCTGCCGGCGGTCGCGCGGCTCTTCGACCTCGCGGTCGAGCGGAACCTGTTCGTGCAGGTTCTGTGGCGGGTCGAAGACGAGCGGACCGAGCATCCGCTGCTCCAGCCGAAGAAGCTTGACGCCGCGCCGCTCGTCGAGCTGGTCGCGGCCCGGCCGAAGCTGCGACTGTTGCTCCTCAATGCTCAGCGCGACATCCGGACCGAGACTGCGGGACGGCTGATCCAGGCCGGGGACGTCTCGTTCGACATCGCCGGCCTCGAAGGGGCGGGGGGAATCGAGCGGTGGATCGCGCAGCACCCGCCCGAGCGGCTGCTCTTAGGAACCTATGCCCCGGTGTTCCTCGCCGAGTCCGCCGTCCTCAAGCTGCGGGAATCCGAGATCCCCGGGCCGATTCAGGAGAAGATCGTTCGCGGGAACGCCGAGCGCCTCCGAAGGGGATCGGCCGAGGCGAAGTCGTAA
- a CDS encoding DUF1501 domain-containing protein, translating to MQIGSLGVAGLALPDLLNADAVRSLAPRADACIILMLNGGPSHLDMWDMKPEAPENVRGEFQPIESSVPGLQVCELLPRLARQMHQATLIRSLHHSVNNAHAAAVYCALTGHDRGEIGGGARPGDNPAPGSVMAHLRPPEAPVVPFVHLPFITKEGAGGPPQPGFFGGLLGRRFDPLFVLRDPNAADFDIPELTVGADLAGRRLNDRASLLQHLDQALRNPSAGSMSTFQERAFSLLTSPDTQRAFRLDLETPETRERYGRNTYGQSVLLSRRLIEAGTRLVTVSWAPDANATWDTHGNNFAKLRDELLPQFDSACASLIEDLAERGRLDRTLVAVLGDFGRSPKVNAQAGRDHWNWCYSLMMVGGGFAKGLVYGASDAVGAYPARNAMTPGDLICTMYHALGIPHDTEIHDALKRPHRLVPTGEVVPDLLA from the coding sequence TTGCAGATCGGCTCCCTCGGAGTCGCCGGCCTCGCCCTGCCGGACCTGCTGAATGCGGATGCCGTGCGGTCGCTCGCCCCCCGGGCCGACGCCTGCATCATCCTCATGCTCAACGGCGGCCCTAGCCACCTCGACATGTGGGACATGAAGCCGGAAGCCCCCGAGAACGTCCGGGGAGAGTTCCAGCCGATCGAGTCCTCCGTGCCAGGCCTGCAGGTCTGCGAACTCCTGCCGCGCCTCGCCCGGCAGATGCACCAGGCAACGCTGATCCGCTCCCTCCATCACAGCGTCAACAACGCCCACGCGGCAGCGGTCTACTGCGCCCTGACGGGACACGATCGCGGCGAGATCGGCGGCGGAGCCCGCCCCGGTGATAACCCCGCCCCCGGCAGCGTCATGGCCCACCTGCGGCCCCCCGAAGCCCCGGTCGTGCCGTTCGTCCATCTCCCGTTCATCACCAAGGAAGGTGCCGGCGGACCGCCGCAGCCCGGCTTCTTCGGCGGCCTCCTGGGGCGGCGGTTCGATCCCCTCTTCGTCCTCCGCGACCCGAACGCTGCGGACTTCGACATCCCGGAGCTGACGGTCGGCGCGGACCTCGCCGGCCGGCGCCTCAACGACCGGGCCTCGCTGCTGCAGCATCTCGATCAAGCCCTCCGGAATCCCTCGGCCGGCTCGATGTCGACCTTTCAGGAGCGGGCCTTCTCGCTCCTGACTTCACCGGACACCCAGCGGGCGTTCCGGCTCGATCTCGAAACGCCCGAGACGCGCGAGCGGTACGGCCGGAACACCTACGGCCAGAGCGTCCTGCTGAGCCGACGGCTGATCGAGGCCGGCACACGGCTCGTGACGGTCTCCTGGGCACCCGACGCCAACGCGACCTGGGACACGCACGGCAACAACTTTGCCAAGCTCCGGGACGAACTCCTGCCGCAGTTCGACTCCGCCTGCGCGAGCCTCATCGAGGACCTCGCGGAGCGGGGCCGTCTCGACCGGACCCTCGTCGCGGTGCTCGGAGACTTCGGCCGGTCTCCCAAGGTGAACGCGCAGGCGGGGCGCGATCACTGGAACTGGTGCTACTCGCTGATGATGGTCGGAGGCGGGTTCGCTAAGGGGCTCGTCTACGGGGCGAGCGACGCCGTCGGAGCCTACCCGGCCCGAAACGCCATGACGCCGGGCGACCTGATCTGCACGATGTACCACGCTCTCGGGATCCCGCACGACACCGAGATCCACGACGCGCTCAAGCGGCCGCACCGTCTCGTCCCGACCGGCGAGGTCGTTCCCGACCTGCTGGCCTGA